Part of the Sporomusa termitida genome, CATACAAGCGACTTATCCCGCCCTTCAGAGCGACAAATCTGACAAGGATCAGAATCTGTCAAATCAAAACAAACCGTACAATAACTAACCCGCTCTTTGGCATCGATAATCGCTTGTGACAAAGCAAGTACCTGGCTTTTATCCATTTTCAGCACATGATAGGCAAGGCGGGCCGCAGATTTAGGTCCAATCCCCGGCAAACGGCGAAAATGCTCAATTAACCTGGCAATTGGCGCAATATAGCTCATAAATTAAAACATTCCTGGTGGCAGATTAAGACCGCCGGTTAATTTCCCCATCTCCTGGGCCATCATATCATCTACCTTGGTCATGGCCTCATTAACAGCAGCCGCAACCAAATCCTCCAGCATTTCCACATCCTCAGGGTCAACGGCAGAAGGAGAAATTTTTACAGACTGAATTCTCTTTTCCCCGGTAACTACGACTTTAACTGCGCCACCCCCGGTGGATACTTCGATGGTCCGGGATTTAAGCTCTTCCTGAAGTTTGGCCATATCCCCCTGCAATTTTTGAACCTTTTTCATCATTCCAGCCATATTTCCCATATTTCCAAACATGTGTCAGCCTCCTAATTTTTTTTTTCTTCCTCTATCTTTACTATTGTACCGCCAAACATCATTTGGGCCTGTTTGACAGCCGGGTGATTAATACCAGGATCAGGCTGCACAGCAGTTACCGGCAGTGATGCTTTTGGTTTGGCAGCAGGTGTATCCTGTCCCAGTACACAAATAATTTTTACTTGTTGCCCGGTAACCTGAGCAAGCGCTTTTTCAACGATTGCCCGGTAATCGTCTTTTTCTGTCCGTTCTTTCGGAAAAGTGGCAGAAAAACGTACCGTTGCCTGATTATCAGCAAGAGCTATTAAGTGACCTTGCATCACACAGGCGTGTACCGACCGCTTACCACTAGCTAAGAGTTCTTTGAGCACAGCTGCCCATATCTCATTTAAATTGCTTATATTACCTGCCGCGTCAGAAGGAGGCGGCGGTATAACAGGTTCAGCCCCCACCGGTGGCGCCCCAGCCGGCCGGGGAGATTTCGGAGCCTGCCGGGGCAGCTCAGATGAGCTAGCGACCGGCTTGAGCGGCGTAGGCGGCGCCGGCGCCGGCTGCGGGCTTACATTGGCGGGACTTGCCTCCACCACCGCCGTTTGGTTGGTAAAACGAGACTCGAGCACGGCAATCCGCTCAATTAAAGCAGCAATATCTGTACTTACCGCCCGCCGGCATAATGTAATAAGTGCCATTTCCACAGCAATACGCGGTTCAGCCGCCCATTTTGTCTCGTTCGCGGTCGAATGCAAAAGCTCTAGCATCGCCACTAGTTCCTGATGAGAAAATTTGGCACTTTGGGCAGCTAATACTGATTTATCCTCACTGTACATTTCAATGTTTTCAATAGCGGGAGCAGCTTTAAACAACATCAGGCTGCGGGCATGTAGTGCCATTTCAACAAGCAATTGACGTACATCTTTCCCTAGATTAATAACTTCGTCGAGTTTGAGCAGCAAGCTGTGAGTATCACGTTCAGCTATTGCATCGGTTAGCTGCCACACCCATTCATGGCCAATTAATCCCAGCAATTGTCTAACATGGGCAGCCGTTATCAAACCGCTGCTATCCAAAGCAGCGCATTGATCCAAAATGCTGAGAGCATCACGCAGACCGCCGTCAGCCTGAACGGCAATCAGCTTAAGTGCCTCAGGTTCCACCTGTAAATCAGTGTGTTTTGCAACTAGCGCTAACCGCTGCTCAATTTCTCTTACACCTATGCGGCGGAAATCATAGCGTTGGCAGCGAGAGTGAATTGTCGCGGGAATCTTATGCGGCTCAGTTGTGGCTAGAACAAACACTACGTGGCCAGGCGGTTCCTCCAGCGTCTTCAGCAGCGCATTAAAGGCCTCTGTCGTTAACATATGGACTTCATCAATTATGTATACTTTATAACGCCCGTCTACCGGTGAAAATTTAACTGTTTCTCTGAGATCACGAATTTCGTCAATGCCCCGGTTGGAGGCCGCATCTACCTCAAAAACATCCATTGATGTGCCGGTGGTGATCTTTTCACAATTAGGGCAGGCGTTACAGGGGATAGCGGTAGGGCCCTGTTGACAATTTAGCGACTTCGCCAATATTTTGGCTGTAGTCGTTTTCCCTGTCCCCCGCGGCCCGGCAAACAAATAGGCGTGGGCAATCTTACCGGAGACAATCGCATTTTTCAGAGTTATACTAATATGATCCTGACCGACTAAACTGCCAAAATCCTGCGGTCGCCACTTTCGATACAATGCCACATAAGTCATTCCCACACCTCCTTGCCTTACAAGATTGTTATATTCCACACCAGTAAAATGTTTCCCTTTTTCGGGAAAATAATTAATATAAAAAGCCTGTTAGCGCATCAGTCTGCAAACTTCTTCCTTATTTATATATATAGCAAAAAAGCAGCCCTGCGTTGGCTACTTTCAATAAATCTATAGCTTTCAGTTAGTAAACAAATAGCTTTTGTTTTCCACGACGGGCCATAGCAGCAGCCAGGCACCCTTACGGCACATAAAAATGATCACTTAGCGCTGCTTCCTTCCGGATCTGACGCGGTTCATGAGTTCCTATTGCGTAAGACCCGGCACTGCTGTAGCCCGGCCTAGAAAACAAAAAGCCGTTTTAGGCGGCCTCGCGCTTGTAGAAGTTATGGCGGAGAGAGAGGGATTCGAACCCTCGGTACAGTTTCCCGTACACACGCTTTCCAGGCGTGCTCCTTCAACCACTCGGACATCTCTCCGTGTGCTCTCAACAGAAATTCATTATATACTATTCAACCAGACAATGCAAGCGCCATTTTATTACATATAACAGATATAACAGCATACTGCACAAGATCTAATCAGCCTTTGCCAGATACTTTTTAATTATAACTAGTGCTCAAAGCCTTGTCAAGCTGCTGGCAAAAACGAATTTGAGCAGCTTCTTGTCTAGTTTTTTTAATACAACACCAGTTAGACAAATCTAACGGGGGTAATATCTGCTTAGCAAAAAATCTTATTAATAATTATACTATCCGCAGGATCGCAACTTTCTATTATCTATCTTAACTGCCTATTACCGGCTAAGGCACGAGTAAAGTCCAACCCCTTGCTTAAGGGTTGGACCTTTACACCAAAATTCCAAATACAAAAAGTGCCCAAATTACGCTTGAACTCCACCTTGTTGCCGTTCTGCGATTAAATCTTCCAGACGTTCTTTTTGACGCATCAACTCGTCTATCGGAATTTCACCTACTCCCTGGGCAGTCGCCACTGGAGCAGCCGGCGCCACAATACGCATTGATTGTTCCGACATCAGCTTGTACCCAAATGCCCCAGCAATAGAGCCAACAACCAAACCTATCCAAAAGTCAGTTCTTGTAAACATCTATGTTCACCTCCTTTCCCTCCATCTACCACCGCTTTTTATGAGCCACTAAAATCCGAGCACTATTAAGCACTACCCCAATAGTCGCCGCATTATGAATAAGAGCTGAAATCATCGGATTGGTTCGCCCAATCGCCCCCAGTAACATTGCTGCCGTATTGACAGCAATGGTGGCAGTAAAGTTCTGCTGCACAATCTTCATCGTCTGCTTCCCTAATGCAACTACCTCCGACAGTACCAGCGGATCCTCTGAATTGATAGTAATAGCAGCTGACTCTACAGCAATATCGGTTCGCCGTCCGCCCATAGCTACGCCTACATCGGCAAAGGCCAAAGCAGGAGCATCATTAATGCCATCACCTACCATCAGGACCTGAGACCGCCTCTTTATCCGATTCACCAGCGTTGCTTTGTCCTCCGGCAGAACCTCGGCATAATGAGCGTCAAGATCCAGTGCGGCGGCAACATGTTTTGCTACAGGTTCAGTATCACCGGTAATCATGACAACCTCATCAACCCCCTGGCGCCGCAACTGATTAATTGTCTTTTTCAGATTAGGGCGTATAGGGTCACTGACCACCAGCAGACCCAACAACGCTTGATCTCTCGCCACATAGACCAGATTATAGCCGCATTCTGCCCCTGGATCATCGCCAAAGCCCCGGCCTTCAAGCTTGTACTCCTCCATAAACCGCCAACTGCCAACCAAAATCCGTCCGCCGCGAATATCCTCAAAATCAGGGACTTCAGCCCAAATACCGCGGGCAATGATAGTTTCAGTACTGCTGTGCGGCGGGATCTCCCAGCCTTGTGTTTCCACATGATCCAGGATAGCGCAAGCCAAGGGGTGAGCGGAATGTAATTCCGCCGAAGCGGCCAAAAGCAGCAGCTCCCGCTCAGTAATGCCTGGTGCAGTTTTAACAGCGACAATTTGCGGCTTACCAACAGTAATTGTACCGGTCTTATCCATCACCACCGTATCGATGCCAGCCAAGGCCTCCACATAATTGCCGCCTTTAATCAGTACCCCCCTGCTGGCCGCCCGCCCAATCGCCGCCGAAATAGCAGTGGCGGTAGACAGTTTCAGGCCACAGGAAAAATCAATAAACAGCATATTGAGTACACGCTGCCAGTCCTTGGTAGCCCCATAAACCAAACCGGCGGCAATAAAGGATATGGGTACCAGCATATTGGCCATCCGGTCAGCAAAATTTTGCACCGGCGCCCGGCGGGCCTGCGCCTCTTCCACCATATGCACAATACGTGCTAAGGCCGTATCGTCCCCCATTTTCTCTACCACGATCTCCAGAAAACCATTTTGAAGTACAGTGCCGGCATAAACATAATCACCGGCATTTTTTTCGGCAGGTATGTATTCACCGGTAATTGATGATTGGTCTACAGCTGCTGCCCCGGATAACACCCGGCCGTCAACACAAATTTTTTCTCCGAGATGTACACCAACCCGGTCTCCCGGCTTGAGGCTTTCCACGGCCACACGGACTTCATGGCCGTCTTCCTCGATCTTCCAGATATATTGCTGATCAAGCCGCAAGAGTGTGGAAATATGCTTACGGGCCCTCTCCGCAGTATAAGTAGTCAGCATCTCGGCAAAATTAGAAAGAGCCAGGAGCGTCAGGCTCGATTCGGGTTTTCCGCCTAAAATCGAGGCCATTACTGCAGTTGTCGTCAGCGTGTCAGCATTAGGCTGCCGTTCAACCAACAAGCTGCGCACCCCGCTGGCAATAAATTTCCGGGCTACAAAAAGAACAAAGGCACTACGCCCCCAATAAACAGCAGTGAAGGCTGCCGGCATAGCCATACGCAGCAATTGCAGCCCCACCAGACCGGCGCCTGCCAGTATTGCGTCCCGGCGATATTCAATGAACGAAGTATTTTCCTCGCCATTATACTGCTTAACGGCGACAGCCTGAACCGGACGATCCGGACGACCTGCATTCTGAATTTTTGCCACTATAGCCGACATATCTAACTGCCCGGCAAAATATACAGTCAGCTTGCCAGTGTCACCAACAAAGGCACTTCTAACAGCCGGGATTTTCCGTATACTAATCTCCAAAAGTGTTTTTTGTTGTGCAGATAAAGCCTTATTTACAGGCAAAGTAACATATCGGTATCCCATCAGTGACGTCCTCTCAGCAGAGAGTAGGCCCACCATATCATCTGTGGTCCTGATGGACGCTGGCCAAGATTCCATATTTTGGCCCCTCCGCGCACTAGCATCAATAACGCCATAATTGTACGCAAATCCAAGGTACTTGCGGTATTCTGAAATATTGTACGGTTCATTCGCCGGAAAAAACGTTGAATCTCCATGCCAATCCTGCCATAATCGGATCGTGGCCCCGGCAGCCTGTGCAGTTGCTCAAGGTACTCCATCACTAGGTCAAGGTGTTCCTCCGGTAATGTGTATTCTACAAGCAGACTGCCTGTTTCCGGGCTTACCTTAACCTGGGAAATTCCCTGGATACCGGCTAAATGGCGCTGCCATTCCAACCCCAGCTCCTTGTTTTGCAGCAGATCCTCATGCTGATACCGCCGCCGGCCTGGCAAAGCATGCACTAAAGAAAAGCCGTCTCTACGCAGCAGTTGATGGAGCTGACGTCCGGCAGAAATACCTAAAGCTAATCCGGTAAGATAAGTCATTTTGCATCACCTTCCATATTGTTCAGCAACTAGTTTCTCTATATCGCGCAGCAGCGGGTTTTGGGAAATATCTTCAGGAGAATAATGGATAAGGAGTGAACCAGTAGCAGCATTAACAGTGAAAGATTTAATTTCCGGTATTGCTTCCAGATGTTCGCTTACCTGCCGGGCTACCGCCTGATTATTCAGCAGGTGCTGTGAGAACAAACGAACACGGCCGGGCATATAATGTAAGACTTGAGTCTGCTGTAAAAAAAATTTCACTTTTGTTGATGAATTAACAACCAGGGAAGCTAGGTCCATCTCATGTCTCTCCTTGTGCAAATAATGGGTAAACTGCCTGCGATGCTGCCATGTATGAATAGTCGCCAGCAGGACAAAGCCTACTCCGAGCCACCAATGAACCCGTTTGTTAAGCGGCAGAGTAAGAATGCTCCCTAATAACGACACTACCAATCCTAAATTTATTCTTCCATGGCATAAACTCATCACATCAGCTCCTTTACCTTAGAAATGAACATCATTATCAATTAAATATTATAATTATCATACTATTGATACCAATTGATGTCAATATATTTGCCAAATTATGCTTTTAGCCCCTTGCCCACGCAAAAGCCCCCGACCTCAACGGCGGGGGCTTTGTCTTACATGGGTTACTCTTCTTGCTTGTGACAGCTGGATCCGCAGCCACCAGAGCAATGGCATTGCGATTTGCCTTGTACTTCACGCCAAACTAATCTAGCTATATAACCAACCGCAACCAAACCAATCACAACTAAAGCTATCGTATCCATCTTGTTCACTCCTTTTGTCTTAATACCCCATTAAGGTTCCAATTTGATATACCAGGAAGGACATTATCCAAGCCAGGGCCGTCGTGTAAACGCAGGCGAAGGCCGGCCATTTCCAGGAATTGGATTCCCGCTTGATAACCGCTAACGCGGCCAGACAAGGCGAGTAGATAAGCACAAACACCATCAGCGAATAAGCAACTAACGGAGTAAAGTTGGGATCGTCAGCCAGTGCTTGCTGCAGGGCAACCGAACCTTCGTCTTCTGTACCAAGATTATAAATGGTACCCATTGTACTAACCAAAACCTCTTTGGCCGCAAAGGAGGCCACTAAACCAATACCTGACTTCCAGTCAAACCCTAGCGGTTGAATTGCCGGCTCAATAAATTTACCTATCTGCCCGGCATAACTGTGTTCCAGCTTTTCATGGGCCTGCTCGCTCTCATAAGCGGCAAGTTGCTCATCACTTTCACCTTTAAGCTCTAAGTAACGGGCAGCCAGTGGATACAATTCAGGATTAGTCGTTTCCAGCTCTTTGACTTTGGCATCTTTTTCAGCTGTCAACGCTGCTAGTTCCGCACTTTCTTCCTCTAGTTCTTCACTTTCTGCGGCAAACTCCTCATCAATTGCCGTCAAATCGGCAATTAACACTTCCAGATCTTTATTATCTTCAATTGCCCCAATATTTAACGGCTTAACAATCTCCTCGTCGACTTGCTGACTAAAGCTGGCTTCAGCCTGGGCAGCCAAGGCTTCATAGTCTTTGCTGAAATCAACCTGACTCGGATAATTAACCATAAACCAAACCAGGATAGAAACAGCCAGAATTATCGTACCGGCTTTTTTCAGGTAGAGTACACTACGCTCCCACATATGCATCAGAATGGATTGTATCGTCGGTATACGGTAAGGCGGCAACTCCATAACAAAAGGCTCCGGCTCGCCGGTAAAGAGCACACTCCGGAAAATACGCGCCATAACGATAGCCAGAAATATACCTAATATATAGATGGAAAACAGAACTGTACCGGCAATACTTTCATGGAAGAAAGCAGCAATAAGCAGGGTATAGACCGGCAATCTCGCACTACAGCTCATAAGTGGTGTTACTAAGATTGTAACCAGACGGTCACGCGGGTTCTCGAGAGTTCGCGTACCCATAATTGCCGGTACACTGCAGCCAAACCCTAGCAACAGCGGGATAAATGACTTACCATGCAATCCCACCGCATGCATAACTCTATCCATGATAAATGCAGCCCTGGCCATATAGCCGGTATCTTCAAGCACTGCGATACCTAGAAACAGTATGATAATATTAGGCAAAAATGAGATAACCCCACCAACACCGCCGATTATCCCGTCAACCACCAGCGATCTCAGATCACCTTCAGGCATTGTTTGTCCAGCCCAATTGCCCAAAGCTCCCATACCCTGTTCAATCCAGTCCTGCGGATAGGCACCTGCAGCAAACACAAAATTAAATAATAACCACATAAGTCCAAGGAATACGGGTAACCCAAGCATACGATTTGTTAAAACTCTATCGATTTTATCAGAGGCAGTTAAAACCCCCTCACGTTTGGAAGTAATAACCTGCTGGCTCAGCGTGCCAACAAACTGATATCTGAGATTGGCAATAGCCAGTTCCGGATCCATGCCGGCAGAATCCTGCAAGCTTTTCCGGGCCGCATCAACAGCAGTTAAAACCCGGGCACCTTCAGCCAATCCCTTTACTGCATTAACGATCTCGGTATCGTTTTCCAGCAGCTTCAGGGCCAGCCAGCGCTGAGGATACCGCAGTTCATGCTTTACTTCGACCAATAAATTACTGATTTCAGTTATTTTGCTCTCGACGTAATCACCGTAATTAATAACAAACGTTTTTTGTGTTTTATCGCCCGCTACTTTTACAGCAGCTGCCAAAAGATCATCCAAGCCAGTGTGACGGTTGCCAATTGTGCGGACTACCGGCACTCCCAGTTTTTCGGATAACACTTTTTCGTCAATTTTTGTGCCTATGCTTTCTGCAACATCAACCATGTTAAGGGCAACTACCATTGGCCGTTCCAGTTCCAGCAATTGTACTGCCAGGTATAAATTACGTTCCAGATTACCGGCATCCAGGATATCGACAATAACATCAGGTTTATCCTGCACGATAAAATTGCGGGCCACCAGTTCATCCAGTGAGTGAGCAGTCAGGCTGTATGTTCCTGGCAAATCAACCACCAATAATTCATGATTTTTAAACTTTCGGTACCCTTCACGTTTTTCAACAGTTACCCCGGGATAGTTGCCAACATGCTGTCTGGCCCCGGTAACACTGTTGAAGATCGTTGTTTTGCCTGAATTGGGGTTGCCAGCCAGAGCAATGCTCACTTTAGTATTTTCCAACGTAAAAATCCTCCTTCTTCCTGCTCCCTATTTTACTGTAATGTTGCAAGCCAGGGAATTGTTTAGCATAATTCGACTGCCTCGAACTTTAACAATGACAGATTCATTGGTACGGCTTAGTACACAGACCGGTGTTCCCGGTGTAAATCCCAGATCGGTAAGGCGCGAGCGTACTTCCCGCGGGCCGCCCAGTGCAGCTACGACCATCAACTGGCTTGGAACAGCATTATGGATCGGCATATCTCACCACTCCCTACTCATTCAGCTTAATTTCAATATTTTTGGCTTCGACCTTACGCAGCGAAAGGTTAAAACCCATTACCTTGACTTCCATCGGATCGCCAAGCGGAGCATATTTTTGCACCTCTACTTTTGAGCCGGGTACTACCCCCATGTCAATAATACGGCGTTGGACAGGTCCATTACCATGGATCTTCGCAACTGTCCCCCGATCTCCAGGCGATAATTCACTTAATAATTTAACCATTTCTGATTCCTCCCCATTACTTTAACCTATCACCAGCACTCTGGCGTTATCTGGCTGATGAACTATATCGTGACATTAATAATCATTATCACCATAATAACACATATCGGTTAAGAAAACTATAGTACACCCCGTTTTTTTACAAGTTCGAATTCAGTTTCCTGCAAACTCGGGATATTCCGGAAATACGAAGTATAATCCTGAGCATAGCAAATTATTTTTAATATTTGGCCGGAAGCAATGACCATCTCGAGAATTTTTCTGTAGACAGGCGCACTTTTACAATGCAGTGCATTTCCACAGGCAAAATCAAAAACAATACTTGGGGGTTGATTTTGCAGTATCCCCTCTATTGCTTTTGTCAAATCGGCAAAGTCAACTGGCGCAAAATCACGTAAAGTAGTAATTCTAACAATATTCGCATCATTATCTACAGCAAACGCCATTTTGGCAGTCAAAGGTTTTTCATTGGCATTCATGACTACAGGCTCAGAGACAACAGAACTTATTCCACCGGTCGTTGCGCCTAACAGCTCATTAATGATCGACAGCAGCTTTTCCTCTGTAAACGGCTTCAAAATATAACCTTTCGCCCCGTGTTGCAACGCATCAAACACCTTATGTTTTTGGCCCAGGGCACTCACCATAACAACTCTGGCCCCTGGATCAAACGCTGTAATTTGCTCCAAAGCACCAATTCCATCCACGCCAGGCATAGTGATATCCATCGTTACCAGGTCTGGAAGATGCTTTTTGTACGCCGCAACTGCCTGTTCGCCAGTTGCAGCTTCCTCTACCACCACATGACCGGCTCTGATTAAAAACGTTCCAATTGTTTTCCGCATCATTAAGGCATCGTCAACAACTAACACCCGCGCCATTTTCCTCGCCACCTTTCACCATAAATGCGATTAAGCTTAGCTGCATTTCTCCCAAGGCAGTTAATAGCTTCCAGGAATAAATAACTGCTTCTCTATATTTAGCGGTAGCGCCTTCTGCCCAAATGGTCACCGGCGTACCAATATCTATCGCTTGTTGCCAGTCAGGCAGCTGCAACAGTGAATTGCCGACGGCAGTATTAAAAAACTCAGAGAAGGCACTTTCTAACCAGATACCCTCATAACCATCCGCAGCCAGATCTTGTAAGTAATACCTGGCAAGCTGTTTAACTAATTCCTCATTAGCACTGATCATGAGCCGGCCTAAAAAAGCCCCCTTGACATCAATAAAGGTGGAAATATCATGCATGCTGACTATCCCGGAGCTTGCTTCTTCTTGGTGGATTTCCCGTACTTGAATCCCAAATTCTCCATTTAAAAGCGTTCTGGCCTGCTGCATAACCTGTCCACCAAAACGGGAAACATCAAACCAATCTTTATGTTCATCAGCCGACAGCGGCAGGCTAAAGATAAATTGTGTCCCTTTTCCCACTTCTGTCAACACTTCAATAGATCCACCGAGTTTTTCAATCTCGTATTTGACGGCAGACAAGCCCACGCCCCGGCCAGATAGTTCACCGGCAGTTGCCACACTGGAAAATCCATCGCCGAAAATGAGTTGCACAACTTCAGCATCTGTTAGACTGCAAGCCGCCGTTTCAGTACATATCCCTTTAGTAACGGCAAGTTGCCTAATAATGGTTTCGTCAATGCCTCTGCCATCATCAGCAATTGTCACCACCAGATTCGCACCAGCCTCTTGCAAATCGCAGCGAATATAGCCGGCAATTTCTTTACCTGCCGCCAGCCGTTCGTCCGGCGTCTCCAGGCCGTGTGCTACTGCATTCCGGAAAACATGGACAAGCGATTTAGTAAAATCATGGTATTTTACCGGATCTACCAAAGTTTTTGTCCCTGATATTACTAGCGGTTTGATCTCTTTACCTTGATTTAAGGCAACATTGGCAATGTATTCGGGGAACATGCCCAGCAAATCTGCAAAGGGTTTGTATCGCAGGCGCTGCAGCTCGGCAATAAGGATTCGGGCCTGACCAGGCGAAAGCAAACGCTGAACCTTATCCTCTAATTGGCGTAGCTTGCAGCTCTCTATAACAATCGTCTCATCCTGTAAGAAAAACTGATCCCCTAAAATCCGCCGCAGCTGTGTCAGTTCTTGCTCCAGCCAACTATACAACACCTCCGGCGGGTAAGCGGTAAAGCATGCCACCAGCTCCTGCTGCTCAATGCCAGCAGCCGCCTTGTCCCGCAATTTGGCTAAATCCGACTCCAATTCATGCAGGCCTGCAGCCACACGGCACATCCCTAACTGGCCTAACGTACCTTTCCAGGTATGGACAGCCCGAAAAACCGTATTTATTTTATGTACTGCCGATTCTTGTCCAGCCAAAAGCTCTGGCAGTTCCTGCCGGCAGAACACCTCATATTCTTGCATTGCTTTGTTAAACTCTTGGTAGTGCGTAACAGCCCGCACCACCATCGACAAAACATTTTTCTCTTCCTGGATCTTTTTCTCCATGTCCCGCTGCTGGGTAATATCTGTCAGAACCAATAATATTTCCTTACGCTCCGGCTCAACGGGATGATTAATCAGCTTATAGGTTATCTGTATATAGTTATCAGCAAATTGCAGTTCATCTGGCAGCAAGGAAAAATAATTATCCCGGAGAAACACATTTTCTTCCTGGAAAATCTTCTTAAATAATGCCTCTAAAAAAACCTGCTGCCCTTTATCGTCCGGATATAATAACGCCGGGACCGGTTCTGCCTGTATCTCCTGGTTAAAGATCACCACACACTCCGCGCTATACTCACCGGCTACTTTTAAGTCTTCACCAAAGGAAAGAAAACCCTGTCCCGCATTATCTAATAAATTACGTACTTTTGCTACTGCCTCTGTTAAAGCCAGTGTCCGGCCCTGCAATTGATGTTGCACTATCAGCTGCGCCGCATTTACCGCTTCTAACTCTTTTTTCTGCAATTGAATCTCAGCCTGCGATTGTTCAAGATCAC contains:
- a CDS encoding FeoA family protein, with product MVKLLSELSPGDRGTVAKIHGNGPVQRRIIDMGVVPGSKVEVQKYAPLGDPMEVKVMGFNLSLRKVEAKNIEIKLNE
- the dnaX gene encoding DNA polymerase III subunit gamma/tau, producing MTYVALYRKWRPQDFGSLVGQDHISITLKNAIVSGKIAHAYLFAGPRGTGKTTTAKILAKSLNCQQGPTAIPCNACPNCEKITTGTSMDVFEVDAASNRGIDEIRDLRETVKFSPVDGRYKVYIIDEVHMLTTEAFNALLKTLEEPPGHVVFVLATTEPHKIPATIHSRCQRYDFRRIGVREIEQRLALVAKHTDLQVEPEALKLIAVQADGGLRDALSILDQCAALDSSGLITAAHVRQLLGLIGHEWVWQLTDAIAERDTHSLLLKLDEVINLGKDVRQLLVEMALHARSLMLFKAAPAIENIEMYSEDKSVLAAQSAKFSHQELVAMLELLHSTANETKWAAEPRIAVEMALITLCRRAVSTDIAALIERIAVLESRFTNQTAVVEASPANVSPQPAPAPPTPLKPVASSSELPRQAPKSPRPAGAPPVGAEPVIPPPPSDAAGNISNLNEIWAAVLKELLASGKRSVHACVMQGHLIALADNQATVRFSATFPKERTEKDDYRAIVEKALAQVTGQQVKIICVLGQDTPAAKPKASLPVTAVQPDPGINHPAVKQAQMMFGGTIVKIEEEKKN
- a CDS encoding HMA2 domain-containing protein, which codes for MTYLTGLALGISAGRQLHQLLRRDGFSLVHALPGRRRYQHEDLLQNKELGLEWQRHLAGIQGISQVKVSPETGSLLVEYTLPEEHLDLVMEYLEQLHRLPGPRSDYGRIGMEIQRFFRRMNRTIFQNTASTLDLRTIMALLMLVRGGAKIWNLGQRPSGPQMIWWAYSLLRGRH
- a CDS encoding 50S ribosomal protein L9, translated to MFTRTDFWIGLVVGSIAGAFGYKLMSEQSMRIVAPAAPVATAQGVGEIPIDELMRQKERLEDLIAERQQGGVQA
- a CDS encoding YbaB/EbfC family nucleoid-associated protein — protein: MFGNMGNMAGMMKKVQKLQGDMAKLQEELKSRTIEVSTGGGAVKVVVTGEKRIQSVKISPSAVDPEDVEMLEDLVAAAVNEAMTKVDDMMAQEMGKLTGGLNLPPGMF
- a CDS encoding heavy metal translocating P-type ATPase, giving the protein MGYRYVTLPVNKALSAQQKTLLEISIRKIPAVRSAFVGDTGKLTVYFAGQLDMSAIVAKIQNAGRPDRPVQAVAVKQYNGEENTSFIEYRRDAILAGAGLVGLQLLRMAMPAAFTAVYWGRSAFVLFVARKFIASGVRSLLVERQPNADTLTTTAVMASILGGKPESSLTLLALSNFAEMLTTYTAERARKHISTLLRLDQQYIWKIEEDGHEVRVAVESLKPGDRVGVHLGEKICVDGRVLSGAAAVDQSSITGEYIPAEKNAGDYVYAGTVLQNGFLEIVVEKMGDDTALARIVHMVEEAQARRAPVQNFADRMANMLVPISFIAAGLVYGATKDWQRVLNMLFIDFSCGLKLSTATAISAAIGRAASRGVLIKGGNYVEALAGIDTVVMDKTGTITVGKPQIVAVKTAPGITERELLLLAASAELHSAHPLACAILDHVETQGWEIPPHSSTETIIARGIWAEVPDFEDIRGGRILVGSWRFMEEYKLEGRGFGDDPGAECGYNLVYVARDQALLGLLVVSDPIRPNLKKTINQLRRQGVDEVVMITGDTEPVAKHVAAALDLDAHYAEVLPEDKATLVNRIKRRSQVLMVGDGINDAPALAFADVGVAMGGRRTDIAVESAAITINSEDPLVLSEVVALGKQTMKIVQQNFTATIAVNTAAMLLGAIGRTNPMISALIHNAATIGVVLNSARILVAHKKRW
- the feoB gene encoding ferrous iron transport protein B, giving the protein MENTKVSIALAGNPNSGKTTIFNSVTGARQHVGNYPGVTVEKREGYRKFKNHELLVVDLPGTYSLTAHSLDELVARNFIVQDKPDVIVDILDAGNLERNLYLAVQLLELERPMVVALNMVDVAESIGTKIDEKVLSEKLGVPVVRTIGNRHTGLDDLLAAAVKVAGDKTQKTFVINYGDYVESKITEISNLLVEVKHELRYPQRWLALKLLENDTEIVNAVKGLAEGARVLTAVDAARKSLQDSAGMDPELAIANLRYQFVGTLSQQVITSKREGVLTASDKIDRVLTNRMLGLPVFLGLMWLLFNFVFAAGAYPQDWIEQGMGALGNWAGQTMPEGDLRSLVVDGIIGGVGGVISFLPNIIILFLGIAVLEDTGYMARAAFIMDRVMHAVGLHGKSFIPLLLGFGCSVPAIMGTRTLENPRDRLVTILVTPLMSCSARLPVYTLLIAAFFHESIAGTVLFSIYILGIFLAIVMARIFRSVLFTGEPEPFVMELPPYRIPTIQSILMHMWERSVLYLKKAGTIILAVSILVWFMVNYPSQVDFSKDYEALAAQAEASFSQQVDEEIVKPLNIGAIEDNKDLEVLIADLTAIDEEFAAESEELEEESAELAALTAEKDAKVKELETTNPELYPLAARYLELKGESDEQLAAYESEQAHEKLEHSYAGQIGKFIEPAIQPLGFDWKSGIGLVASFAAKEVLVSTMGTIYNLGTEDEGSVALQQALADDPNFTPLVAYSLMVFVLIYSPCLAALAVIKRESNSWKWPAFACVYTTALAWIMSFLVYQIGTLMGY
- a CDS encoding HMA2 domain-containing protein — encoded protein: MSLCHGRINLGLVVSLLGSILTLPLNKRVHWWLGVGFVLLATIHTWQHRRQFTHYLHKERHEMDLASLVVNSSTKVKFFLQQTQVLHYMPGRVRLFSQHLLNNQAVARQVSEHLEAIPEIKSFTVNAATGSLLIHYSPEDISQNPLLRDIEKLVAEQYGR
- a CDS encoding FeoA family protein → MPIHNAVPSQLMVVAALGGPREVRSRLTDLGFTPGTPVCVLSRTNESVIVKVRGSRIMLNNSLACNITVK